One Paenibacillus sp. FSL W8-0186 genomic window carries:
- a CDS encoding A24 family peptidase → MNIWLASAFVLLLLLCSISDIKKRIIPNQLVILLLALGLLQSWLYFYLADALLGLLFPSLLLFLAKSKWNFYIGAGDIKLLSAIGIWVGWHANIYVLLAGGVLALVYAGIVGCLRRGQASSIPFAPFLSAAAIAIYAGLVVQQL, encoded by the coding sequence ATGAATATATGGTTGGCATCTGCCTTCGTCCTGCTCCTGCTATTATGCAGCATCAGTGATATAAAAAAACGCATCATTCCTAATCAGCTTGTCATCCTGCTTCTCGCATTGGGCTTGCTTCAAAGCTGGCTGTATTTCTACCTGGCAGATGCCCTGCTAGGCTTACTCTTTCCTTCCCTCCTCCTGTTCCTGGCCAAATCCAAATGGAATTTCTACATAGGCGCAGGGGATATTAAACTGCTATCGGCCATCGGGATCTGGGTGGGCTGGCATGCCAATATTTATGTGCTACTAGCGGGCGGTGTTCTTGCACTGGTATATGCGGGGATAGTCGGCTGCTTGCGCCGCGGACAAGCATCGTCCATTCCATTTGCTCCATTCCTGTCGGCAGCGGCCATAGCTATCTATGCAGGATTGGTTGTTCAGCAGCTATAA
- a CDS encoding ATPase, T2SS/T4P/T4SS family, with amino-acid sequence MLTRAKISDMQQKVAHQISKPEDMEELKNKYTTIQFEEALELCQKYITKVATHAFRRENDPARKREMTKAYIHEFVDSQKPVVEGYFELVELKQALINEITHYGPITKAMEDPTIDEIRINGTDQIFVESGGKTIPWDQHFIDREHLERIISKLLGVSKVRLTPKIPMVNARTIEGYRVNATHADISPYDMPAVVIRKFSKKSITPEMMLRNESFSVNMFKLLSLLPKADLSWITVGPTGSGKTTLNEMMVKEINPLSRIITIENPSEMRLLQREGNSEHGRIINDVLQYESVPDDDDASPATMENLLINAMRQSPHWIGPGELRTPGEFATALRAAQTGHFFFTTLHAEGDREAIYRFLTAYLMASNEPAELALRNICSAVKFIVFQEKLADGTRKVTSISEVLGSEGLEPIVNPIYKFVSEDVLEEEGTHRVLKIIGKHKRVGMLSEKVQQTMIKAGIKRSRFEFLTQPPGKDEIEEYGFDGYQFNH; translated from the coding sequence ATGCTCACCCGTGCAAAAATCAGCGATATGCAGCAAAAAGTAGCGCACCAGATCAGCAAGCCTGAAGATATGGAGGAACTGAAAAATAAGTACACGACCATTCAGTTTGAGGAAGCGCTGGAGCTGTGCCAGAAATACATAACGAAAGTAGCAACCCACGCCTTTCGCCGGGAGAACGATCCTGCCCGCAAGCGCGAAATGACGAAGGCATATATCCATGAATTCGTGGATTCGCAGAAGCCGGTCGTCGAAGGATATTTTGAGCTGGTGGAATTGAAGCAGGCGCTGATCAATGAAATTACCCACTACGGACCGATCACGAAGGCGATGGAGGACCCAACGATTGATGAAATACGGATCAACGGCACCGATCAAATCTTCGTGGAGAGCGGCGGGAAGACGATTCCCTGGGATCAGCATTTTATCGACCGCGAGCATTTGGAGCGGATTATATCCAAGCTGCTCGGCGTTTCCAAGGTTCGGCTCACGCCGAAGATTCCGATGGTTAACGCCCGTACGATCGAAGGATACCGTGTGAATGCCACTCATGCCGACATCTCGCCTTATGACATGCCGGCAGTGGTGATCCGGAAATTCAGCAAGAAGAGTATTACCCCGGAAATGATGCTGCGAAATGAATCATTCTCCGTCAATATGTTCAAGCTGCTGTCCCTGCTGCCCAAAGCCGATCTTTCCTGGATTACGGTTGGGCCGACAGGCAGCGGGAAGACAACGCTGAACGAGATGATGGTCAAGGAGATCAATCCGCTTTCCCGGATCATTACGATCGAGAATCCTTCGGAGATGCGGCTGCTGCAGCGGGAGGGGAACAGCGAGCACGGGAGAATCATCAACGACGTGCTGCAATACGAATCGGTGCCGGATGACGATGACGCGAGCCCGGCGACGATGGAGAATTTGCTGATTAATGCCATGAGGCAGTCGCCCCATTGGATTGGCCCGGGCGAACTGAGAACGCCTGGGGAATTTGCGACCGCGCTGCGGGCGGCCCAGACCGGCCACTTCTTCTTCACGACACTGCATGCCGAGGGCGACCGGGAGGCGATTTACCGTTTCCTGACCGCCTATCTGATGGCCTCCAATGAGCCGGCGGAGCTGGCGCTTCGCAACATTTGCAGTGCCGTCAAGTTCATCGTGTTCCAGGAGAAGCTGGCCGACGGGACAAGGAAGGTCACTTCGATTTCCGAGGTGCTGGGCTCCGAGGGACTGGAGCCGATCGTTAATCCCATTTACAAATTCGTATCGGAGGACGTTCTGGAGGAGGAAGGAACTCACCGCGTGCTCAAAATCATCGGCAAACACAAACGCGTCGGCATGCTGTCCGAGAAAGTGCAGCAGACGATGATCAAAGCCGGCATCAAACGCAGCCGCTTCGAGTTTCTGACACAGCCGCCGGGGAAAGACGAAATAGAGGAGTACGGATTCGATGGATACCAATTCAATCATTAG
- a CDS encoding EsaB/YukD family protein, with translation MDYVVVTFQAGEGFAKELKVPAFVTSGELLAMLSDALGLSITPEHRLQAEPLGRILDPARTLEEEGVAFGALLTLI, from the coding sequence ATGGACTATGTCGTAGTAACGTTTCAGGCTGGCGAGGGCTTCGCGAAGGAATTGAAGGTGCCTGCCTTTGTAACTTCCGGGGAACTGCTGGCGATGCTGTCCGACGCGCTGGGCCTGTCCATCACTCCGGAGCATCGGCTGCAGGCCGAGCCGCTGGGGCGCATACTTGACCCCGCCCGGACGCTGGAGGAAGAAGGCGTGGCCTTCGGAGCACTGCTGACTCTCATTTAG